A single genomic interval of Granulicella tundricola MP5ACTX9 harbors:
- a CDS encoding protein-disulfide reductase DsbD N-terminal domain-containing protein — translation MRLLLLAMALAAPLHAQTLSGQDFSNFDKPQESPAKRQQVTYIAEQQIVQANKPAVLELRFQVREGYHVNSHKPLSELQIPTELTLDAAPGLKPAAPEYPAGKPYKIGSGDLAETLDVYTGDFTIRLPVQSTPGPHTAAATLRYQACDRAACYPPKTLKLEVPFTAK, via the coding sequence ATGCGCCTTCTGCTGCTCGCGATGGCCCTCGCTGCCCCACTGCACGCCCAAACCCTAAGCGGCCAGGACTTCAGCAACTTCGACAAGCCCCAGGAGTCCCCCGCCAAGCGCCAGCAGGTCACCTACATCGCCGAGCAGCAGATCGTGCAGGCCAATAAGCCCGCCGTCCTCGAACTCCGCTTCCAGGTCCGCGAGGGCTACCACGTCAACTCCCACAAGCCCCTCTCCGAGCTCCAGATTCCAACCGAGCTCACCCTCGATGCCGCACCCGGCCTCAAGCCCGCCGCACCCGAGTACCCCGCCGGCAAGCCCTACAAGATCGGCTCCGGAGACCTCGCCGAAACCCTCGACGTCTACACCGGAGACTTCACCATCCGCCTCCCGGTCCAATCCACCCCCGGCCCCCACACCGCCGCAGCCACCCTGCGCTACCAGGCCTGCGACCGCGCAGCCTGCTATCCACCCAAAACCCTGAAGCTGGAAGTCCCCTTCACCGCAAAATAG
- a CDS encoding TlpA disulfide reductase family protein, with amino-acid sequence MEIQTAPAPAASRSRSAAILVGLVVVVTVLIWAGVHNARERRLAMQSLQAQQASRVALIPEAAGKGGAAENPDAPKMQGKVAPGFSLVDLDGKKVSLASFKGKPVLINFWATWCAPCKLEMPWFEEFHQKYASQGLVILGIAADEAGKDVIASTARKLGVTYPVLLKTDEVETAYGGVDYLPESFYVDKTGKVFLETAGMNDDAGGKDEIEANIKKLIAAGGQ; translated from the coding sequence GTGGAAATCCAGACCGCTCCCGCACCCGCAGCCAGCCGCTCCCGTAGCGCCGCCATCCTCGTCGGCCTCGTCGTCGTCGTCACCGTCCTCATCTGGGCAGGAGTCCACAACGCCCGAGAGCGCCGCCTCGCCATGCAGAGCCTCCAGGCCCAGCAAGCCTCCCGTGTCGCCCTCATCCCGGAGGCCGCAGGCAAGGGCGGTGCCGCTGAAAACCCCGACGCCCCCAAGATGCAGGGCAAAGTAGCCCCCGGCTTCTCCCTCGTCGATCTAGACGGCAAAAAGGTCTCCCTCGCCTCCTTCAAGGGCAAGCCCGTCCTCATCAACTTCTGGGCCACCTGGTGCGCCCCCTGCAAGCTTGAAATGCCCTGGTTTGAGGAGTTCCACCAGAAGTACGCCTCCCAGGGACTCGTCATCCTCGGCATCGCCGCAGACGAAGCCGGCAAGGACGTCATCGCCTCCACCGCCAGGAAGCTCGGCGTCACCTACCCCGTCCTCCTCAAGACCGACGAAGTAGAAACCGCCTACGGTGGCGTCGACTACCTCCCTGAATCCTTCTACGTCGATAAAACCGGCAAGGTCTTCCTCGAGACCGCCGGCATGAACGACGACGCAGGCGGCAAGGACGAGATCGAAGCCAACATCAAGAAGCTCATCGCCGCAGGCGGCCAGTAA
- a CDS encoding KpsF/GutQ family sugar-phosphate isomerase translates to MMREDLVFMNEAGVAEFVRVEAAALAGLAERLDGEMGVAVERALGLLEGCAAGGRRVICTGIGKSGIIARKIAATLCSTGTAAAYLHPAEALHGDLGMAAKGDVVVALSYSGETEEVLRLLPAFERLGVGVVSFCGCSSSTLARGSAVVLDVSVSEEACSLNLAPTASTTVMLALGDALALELSRRRGFAAVDFAGLHPGGRLGRRLARVRELMHSGEALPTVSVETSMPEMIHEMSRKRLGMTVVLGAGGGLAGIVSDGDLRRLLEKAGAESFGKTAGEVMNGSPVTIPSGMMAADALVLMEERKITALVVVDGEDVVGVVHLHDLFEMKG, encoded by the coding sequence ATGATGCGTGAGGATCTGGTGTTCATGAACGAGGCTGGGGTTGCGGAGTTTGTAAGGGTGGAGGCGGCGGCGCTGGCTGGGCTGGCGGAGCGGCTGGATGGAGAGATGGGGGTGGCGGTGGAGCGGGCGCTCGGGCTGCTGGAGGGTTGCGCTGCGGGCGGGCGAAGGGTGATCTGTACGGGGATTGGGAAGTCGGGGATTATTGCAAGGAAGATTGCGGCGACGTTGTGCTCGACCGGGACGGCGGCGGCGTATCTGCACCCGGCGGAGGCGCTGCATGGGGACCTTGGGATGGCGGCGAAGGGGGATGTGGTGGTGGCACTTTCGTACTCGGGTGAGACGGAGGAGGTGCTGCGGCTGCTGCCGGCTTTTGAGCGGCTGGGGGTTGGTGTAGTGAGTTTTTGTGGGTGTTCGAGCTCGACTTTGGCGAGGGGGTCGGCAGTGGTTTTAGATGTGAGTGTTTCTGAGGAGGCCTGCAGCTTGAACCTGGCTCCTACGGCTTCAACGACCGTGATGCTGGCGCTGGGGGATGCGCTGGCGCTGGAGTTGAGCAGGCGGCGAGGGTTCGCGGCGGTGGACTTTGCGGGGCTGCATCCGGGAGGGCGTTTGGGGCGGCGGCTGGCTCGGGTACGGGAGTTGATGCATTCCGGGGAGGCGCTTCCTACCGTGTCCGTGGAGACGTCGATGCCGGAGATGATTCATGAGATGTCGCGTAAGCGGCTGGGGATGACGGTGGTGCTGGGTGCGGGCGGTGGGCTGGCGGGGATTGTGAGTGATGGGGATCTGCGGCGGTTGCTGGAGAAGGCGGGGGCGGAGTCGTTTGGGAAGACTGCGGGTGAGGTGATGAACGGGTCGCCGGTGACGATTCCGAGCGGGATGATGGCGGCGGATGCTCTGGTGCTGATGGAGGAACGCAAGATCACTGCGCTGGTGGTGGTGGATGGTGAGGATGTGGTGGGGGTGGTGCATCTGCATGATCTGTTTGAGATGAAGGGGTAG
- the gltX gene encoding glutamate--tRNA ligase: MTDTLIASAPTRVRIAPSPTGDPHVGTAYIGLLNYIYARQRGGQFVLRIEDTDRARFVATSEQEIFDSLHWLGLEWNEGPDVGGPYGPYRQSERTEIYREHVELLLANGTAYKAYENAEELEAMRKSQLAAKLPPRYNGAHRELTAEQIAAFEAEGRAYVVRLKVPVEGETAFRDELRGEIKFSHNNVDDQVLMKSDGFPTYHLANVVDDHLMKITDVIRAEEWISSTPKHVLLYQAFGWELPKFWHMPLLRNLDKSKISKRKNPVSLIYYRQAGFLPAAVLNFLGLMGGGMPAGTDKAVQAEIFTLPKMLDEFKFDRIALGGPVFDLVKLKWLNGEYLRALPGEEFFLQLKNVVFSDEVLRAIAPLVQTRIETLGQFGDLADFFFRDDVTPAQEVFVPKKRTLEETMAFTGEMLAVLEGCEWSHDALDAALRGVGTAKEWSVKESFMLLRAILTGSTSSPPLLESLVVFGKARSLDRVRRFVDGQKKIAGGRR; the protein is encoded by the coding sequence ATGACAGATACCTTGATCGCTTCCGCTCCTACTCGTGTACGTATTGCGCCTTCGCCGACCGGCGATCCTCACGTTGGCACCGCCTATATCGGGCTGCTGAACTACATCTATGCGCGGCAGCGGGGTGGGCAGTTTGTGCTGCGGATCGAGGATACGGACCGGGCGCGGTTTGTGGCTACGAGTGAGCAGGAGATCTTCGACTCGCTGCATTGGCTCGGGTTGGAGTGGAATGAGGGGCCCGATGTTGGTGGGCCGTATGGGCCTTACCGGCAGTCGGAGCGGACGGAGATCTATCGGGAGCATGTGGAGCTGCTGCTGGCGAACGGCACGGCTTACAAGGCTTATGAGAATGCCGAGGAGCTGGAGGCGATGCGGAAGTCGCAGCTTGCTGCCAAGCTGCCTCCTCGCTATAACGGCGCGCATCGAGAGCTGACGGCGGAGCAGATTGCGGCGTTTGAGGCTGAGGGCCGGGCCTATGTTGTGCGGCTGAAGGTGCCGGTTGAAGGTGAGACTGCGTTCCGCGATGAGCTGCGGGGGGAGATCAAGTTCAGCCACAACAACGTGGACGATCAGGTGCTGATGAAGTCGGATGGGTTCCCGACGTATCACCTGGCGAACGTCGTCGATGACCATCTGATGAAGATTACGGATGTGATTCGTGCGGAGGAGTGGATCTCATCAACGCCGAAGCATGTGCTGCTGTACCAGGCGTTTGGCTGGGAGCTGCCGAAGTTCTGGCATATGCCTCTGCTGAGGAACCTGGATAAGAGCAAGATCTCCAAGCGGAAGAATCCGGTTTCACTGATCTATTACCGACAGGCTGGGTTTCTGCCTGCTGCTGTTCTCAACTTTCTAGGGTTGATGGGCGGTGGTATGCCGGCGGGGACCGACAAGGCTGTGCAGGCGGAGATCTTTACGCTGCCGAAGATGCTGGACGAGTTCAAGTTCGACCGGATTGCGCTGGGTGGACCGGTGTTCGACCTGGTGAAGCTGAAGTGGCTGAATGGCGAGTATCTGCGGGCGCTTCCCGGCGAGGAGTTCTTCCTGCAGCTCAAGAACGTGGTGTTCTCTGACGAGGTGCTGCGGGCGATCGCTCCGCTGGTGCAGACGCGGATCGAGACGCTGGGTCAGTTTGGCGATCTGGCCGACTTTTTCTTCAGAGACGACGTGACTCCGGCGCAGGAGGTGTTTGTGCCGAAGAAGCGGACGCTGGAGGAGACGATGGCGTTCACCGGTGAGATGCTGGCGGTGCTCGAAGGCTGTGAGTGGAGCCACGATGCACTGGATGCGGCGCTGCGTGGGGTGGGGACGGCTAAGGAGTGGTCGGTCAAGGAGAGCTTTATGCTGCTGCGGGCTATCCTGACTGGCTCTACTTCTTCTCCGCCGCTGCTGGAGAGTCTGGTGGTGTTTGGTAAGGCTCGGTCTTTGGATCGGGTGAGGCGGTTTGTGGATGGGCAGAAGAAGATTGCTGGTGGAAGACGGTAA
- a CDS encoding hydroxymethylglutaryl-CoA lyase, which produces MVKIIECPRDAWQGLPKVMAPEVKADYLRVLIAAGFKHIDAVSFVSKTALPQMADSELVLEYLDPPDDVEIIGIVVNEKGAERAVKSGAVQTLGFPYSISPGFLQRNQNQTPEESLEALEAVGTIGYKGGLEVVAYLSMAFGNPYGDAWSIDEVVDACDLLVDCGVKQISLADTVGLATPRMVADVLSDVMAVHDRIEIGVHLHARPEMAAEVIAAAYGAGCRRFDAAIGGMGGCPFAQDALVGNVPTEVLIAELKRLGAELPDMRPLDGLLAAAREIEKRYGTVVQ; this is translated from the coding sequence ATGGTAAAGATCATTGAATGTCCGCGGGATGCTTGGCAGGGGTTGCCGAAGGTGATGGCGCCGGAGGTGAAGGCGGATTATCTGCGGGTTTTGATTGCGGCGGGGTTCAAGCATATCGATGCGGTGAGCTTTGTTTCGAAGACGGCGCTGCCGCAGATGGCGGACTCGGAGCTGGTGCTGGAGTATCTGGACCCGCCGGATGATGTCGAGATCATTGGGATTGTGGTGAATGAAAAAGGGGCGGAGCGTGCCGTGAAGTCGGGTGCGGTGCAGACACTGGGGTTTCCATATTCGATCTCGCCGGGGTTCCTGCAGAGGAACCAGAATCAGACGCCGGAGGAGTCGCTGGAGGCTCTGGAGGCGGTGGGGACGATTGGGTACAAGGGGGGGCTGGAGGTGGTGGCTTATCTCTCGATGGCGTTCGGGAATCCTTATGGAGATGCGTGGTCGATCGATGAGGTCGTCGATGCGTGCGACTTGCTGGTGGACTGTGGAGTGAAGCAGATCTCGCTGGCGGATACGGTGGGGTTGGCGACGCCGAGGATGGTGGCGGATGTGTTGAGCGATGTGATGGCGGTGCATGACCGGATCGAGATTGGGGTGCATCTGCATGCGAGGCCAGAGATGGCTGCGGAGGTGATTGCGGCGGCTTACGGGGCGGGTTGCAGGCGGTTCGATGCGGCGATTGGCGGGATGGGCGGGTGTCCATTTGCACAGGATGCGCTGGTGGGGAATGTGCCTACGGAGGTGCTGATTGCGGAGCTGAAGAGGCTGGGGGCGGAGTTGCCGGATATGCGTCCGCTGGATGGGCTGTTGGCGGCTGCGAGGGAGATTGAGAAGCGGTATGGAACGGTGGTTCAGTAA
- a CDS encoding enoyl-CoA hydratase/isomerase family protein — MATVLIEDAGGVRTLTLNRPERRNALTPEMQLELIAAMEAVAKDNSVRVVVLTGAGEGFCGGLDLSVLQGMAGLSAAEYEADARRIARMFRVLYELSVPTIAAVNGHAVAGGTGLATLCDFTLAVPGAKFGYTEVRIGFVPALVSAYLTLQVGEKRARELLLTGRLFGAEEGYRLGLVTEVVAASDMAARVVELCGALVGNSPGSMARTKELLVGSNRAWLDEAIEAAVLMNGRVRETADFKEGIASFLEKRKPVWSVSDIAQVQEQATATASTNTEVLASPE; from the coding sequence ATGGCTACCGTGCTGATTGAAGATGCGGGTGGGGTGAGGACGCTGACGTTGAATCGGCCGGAGCGGCGGAATGCGCTTACGCCGGAGATGCAGTTGGAGTTGATTGCGGCGATGGAGGCGGTGGCTAAGGATAATAGCGTTCGGGTGGTGGTGCTGACGGGGGCGGGTGAGGGGTTCTGTGGGGGCTTGGACCTTTCCGTGTTGCAGGGGATGGCGGGGCTGAGCGCGGCGGAGTATGAGGCGGATGCGCGGCGGATAGCGCGGATGTTCCGGGTGCTTTATGAGCTGTCGGTACCTACGATTGCGGCGGTGAATGGTCATGCTGTCGCCGGGGGAACGGGGTTGGCTACGCTATGTGACTTCACGCTGGCGGTGCCGGGGGCGAAGTTCGGGTATACGGAGGTGCGGATTGGGTTTGTGCCGGCTCTGGTTTCGGCTTACCTGACGCTGCAGGTGGGGGAGAAGCGGGCTCGGGAGTTGCTGCTGACGGGGCGGCTGTTTGGGGCGGAGGAGGGGTATCGGCTGGGGTTGGTGACGGAGGTTGTGGCGGCTTCCGATATGGCAGCGAGGGTGGTGGAGTTGTGTGGGGCGCTGGTGGGGAACTCGCCTGGCTCCATGGCGCGGACTAAGGAGCTCTTGGTGGGGTCGAACAGGGCGTGGCTGGATGAGGCGATTGAGGCGGCTGTGCTGATGAATGGGCGGGTGAGAGAGACGGCTGACTTCAAGGAAGGCATCGCCAGTTTTCTGGAGAAGCGGAAGCCGGTTTGGAGTGTCTCTGATATCGCGCAAGTGCAAGAACAAGCAACAGCAACTGCAAGTACAAATACGGAGGTTCTGGCTTCGCCAGAATGA
- a CDS encoding acyl-CoA carboxylase subunit beta: MAFSRVIGTELKVTGKSAKNAAAVKELIAEIRKQEQGIRAGGGEKAVAAQRAKGRLTARERIGLLVDSVETHVPEAGHGALGIAGFLELGLWAAHGMYAEWGGAPGAGVVCGLGRVQGKLCMIVANDATVKAGAFFPMTAKKVLRAQAIALENRIPTLYLVDSAGVFLPLQEEVFPDQDDFGRVFRNNAVMSSLGVPQMTAIMGMCVAGGAYLPVMTDTVLMTEGSGLFLAGPALVQAAIGQKTPAEELGGAAMHAEISGTVDYKEADDPACLERMRSLVGMIGARAEAPFSRAEFDAVADAPKFAAEDLYGLLDPASGASNVYDMHEVIARVLDRSEFDEYKVEFGRTVICGYGRIDGRAVGIVANQKLNQTQTVAMGPMAGTKRIEVGGVIYTEAAQKAARFIMDCNQNLVPLIFLHDVNGFMVGKDAEWSGIIRAGAKMVSAVSTSVVPKITVIVGGSFGAGHYAMCGKAYDPRFIFAWPTARYAVMGGAAAANTLAEIKAKQMERAGETVSDERRQELWAEIKAGYDAAADPRYGAARLWVDAIIDPVETREVLMVALEACALNPEVAKWNVGVMQT, encoded by the coding sequence ATGGCGTTTTCTCGTGTGATTGGGACGGAGTTGAAGGTGACTGGCAAGAGTGCGAAGAATGCTGCGGCTGTGAAGGAACTGATCGCGGAGATTCGGAAGCAGGAGCAAGGGATTCGTGCGGGTGGTGGGGAGAAGGCTGTTGCGGCGCAACGGGCTAAGGGGCGGCTTACTGCTCGGGAGCGGATTGGTCTTTTGGTGGATTCGGTGGAAACCCATGTCCCAGAAGCGGGACATGGGGCACTCGGTATCGCAGGGTTCCTGGAGCTGGGGCTTTGGGCGGCGCATGGGATGTACGCGGAGTGGGGTGGGGCTCCGGGGGCGGGGGTGGTTTGCGGGCTGGGAAGGGTGCAAGGGAAGCTGTGCATGATCGTGGCGAACGATGCGACGGTGAAGGCGGGTGCGTTCTTTCCGATGACGGCGAAGAAGGTGCTGCGGGCGCAGGCGATTGCGCTGGAGAACCGGATTCCTACGCTGTATCTGGTGGACTCGGCTGGGGTGTTTCTGCCGCTGCAGGAGGAGGTGTTTCCAGATCAGGATGACTTTGGGCGGGTGTTCAGGAATAACGCGGTGATGAGCAGCTTGGGCGTGCCGCAGATGACGGCGATCATGGGGATGTGCGTCGCGGGCGGGGCGTATCTGCCGGTGATGACCGATACGGTGCTGATGACGGAGGGGTCGGGGTTGTTTCTGGCGGGGCCTGCGCTGGTGCAGGCGGCGATCGGGCAGAAGACTCCGGCGGAGGAGTTGGGTGGGGCGGCGATGCATGCGGAGATTTCTGGGACTGTGGATTACAAGGAGGCGGATGATCCGGCTTGCCTGGAGCGGATGCGGTCGCTAGTGGGGATGATTGGGGCTCGGGCGGAGGCTCCGTTTTCTCGGGCGGAGTTCGATGCGGTTGCGGATGCGCCGAAGTTTGCGGCAGAGGATCTGTATGGGCTGCTCGATCCGGCTTCGGGGGCTAGTAATGTTTATGACATGCATGAGGTGATTGCGCGGGTCCTGGATCGGAGTGAGTTTGATGAGTACAAGGTGGAGTTTGGGCGGACGGTGATCTGTGGGTATGGGCGGATTGACGGGAGGGCGGTGGGGATTGTGGCGAATCAGAAGCTGAATCAGACACAGACTGTCGCGATGGGGCCGATGGCGGGGACGAAGCGCATTGAGGTGGGTGGGGTGATCTATACGGAGGCCGCGCAGAAGGCGGCTCGATTCATCATGGACTGCAATCAGAACCTGGTGCCGCTGATCTTTCTGCATGATGTGAATGGGTTCATGGTGGGGAAGGATGCGGAGTGGAGTGGGATTATCAGGGCGGGGGCGAAGATGGTGTCGGCTGTGAGTACGAGCGTGGTGCCCAAGATTACGGTGATCGTTGGGGGGAGCTTTGGGGCGGGGCACTATGCGATGTGTGGGAAGGCTTATGATCCTCGGTTTATCTTTGCTTGGCCGACTGCGAGGTATGCGGTGATGGGTGGCGCGGCTGCGGCGAATACGTTGGCGGAGATCAAGGCGAAGCAGATGGAGCGGGCGGGGGAGACTGTATCGGACGAGCGGAGGCAGGAGCTCTGGGCAGAGATCAAGGCGGGGTATGATGCGGCGGCTGATCCTCGGTATGGGGCTGCAAGGTTGTGGGTGGATGCGATTATTGATCCGGTTGAGACTCGGGAGGTGCTGATGGTGGCGCTGGAGGCTTGTGCTTTGAATCCGGAGGTGGCGAAGTGGAATGTGGGGGTGATGCAGACTTAG
- a CDS encoding SDR family oxidoreductase — MTKTILITGTSSGIGRATALYFAEQGWNVAATMRDPLKADPVLKHPQITLFAMDVTNADSIAQAIADTLDRYKKIDVLLNNAGYALFGPIEALASQQIQQQFATNLFGLIGVTQQVLPIMRQAGSGLIINISSIIGRLALPYASSYIATKFAVEGLSESMRYELEPFHIRVKLIEPGSISTEFGKGSMQMAVSAPYRKSMDKFLGVFNKSNAAGASPEQVAKVIYRAANDSSNRLRYLTKPGPFFWLNRILPDVLWRRLLMKAMVN; from the coding sequence ATGACGAAGACAATTTTGATCACGGGTACTTCCAGCGGCATCGGTCGAGCTACCGCACTTTACTTCGCCGAACAAGGCTGGAACGTAGCCGCAACCATGCGCGATCCGCTCAAGGCAGACCCTGTCCTGAAGCATCCGCAAATCACCCTCTTCGCAATGGATGTGACGAATGCTGACTCCATCGCACAAGCGATCGCCGATACCTTGGATCGCTACAAGAAAATTGACGTGCTGCTGAACAACGCAGGCTACGCCCTGTTCGGCCCCATTGAGGCACTTGCGAGTCAACAGATTCAACAGCAGTTTGCCACGAATCTCTTCGGCCTCATCGGCGTGACCCAGCAGGTTCTTCCCATCATGCGGCAAGCAGGAAGCGGCCTCATCATCAATATCTCGTCCATCATCGGCCGTCTCGCTCTGCCCTACGCCTCGTCCTACATCGCGACAAAATTCGCAGTAGAAGGATTGAGCGAATCCATGCGATATGAGCTGGAGCCGTTTCACATCCGCGTCAAACTCATCGAACCCGGCAGCATCAGCACAGAGTTCGGCAAGGGCAGCATGCAGATGGCGGTCAGCGCCCCCTATCGAAAAAGCATGGATAAATTCCTGGGCGTCTTCAACAAAAGTAACGCCGCAGGAGCCAGCCCGGAGCAGGTTGCGAAGGTCATCTACCGTGCCGCGAACGATTCAAGCAACCGCCTGCGTTACCTCACCAAACCCGGCCCGTTCTTTTGGCTGAATCGAATACTGCCTGATGTACTGTGGCGCCGCCTGCTGATGAAAGCAATGGTCAACTAG